In Erigeron canadensis isolate Cc75 chromosome 6, C_canadensis_v1, whole genome shotgun sequence, the following are encoded in one genomic region:
- the LOC122603371 gene encoding protein PSK SIMULATOR 2-like gives MGGVCTGGTLKQESGVSDTNNNSYGFSGKLKSVKSFTNYHYNNKKKKNNKNKNNDNFNNDDDDDVSSSSNGNDDSNVSSSSYYTQQDVVNDDVYHRKTMSYDSGELFFSISRELKPSTPARVFKAPQVSTFLGKAGSVGLEVLDTLGSSMSNFNSHSGFVSNTALRGNKVSILAFEVANTIVKGSNLMQSLSDESIQILKKDILHSEGVQLLVSTDMKELLSIAAADKREEFEIFSKEVVRFGDMCKDPQWHHLDRFFVRLDLDPVTHKQLREDAEITMQELANLAQYTSELYHEYHALDRFEQDYQRKLDEVESLNLPRKGESLAILHSELKHQRKLVRSLKRKSLWSKSLEEVVEKLVDVVTFIHQAIAEAFEENAALSPTNDKVVSKKPERLGVAGLALHYANLITQMDNIASRPTSLPSNMRDTLYNGLPASVKAALRSRLQALDSKELMTMPQIKGEMEKTLQWLVPLATDTTKAHQGFGWVGEWANTGNEFGKKTAGSNNIIRLQTLYHADKQKMDRYILDLIILLHRLISLVRYRDKVPKYTPNRSPTSMGLTLHPNGELQPAKISPEDKNLLEEVTKRRMLVPGVSRSQEFVMVKKKKGAEMLASSRSMGSSPRKDSKYSNANMLDVLDGLGTTF, from the exons atgGGAGGGGTGTGTACAGGAGGGACATTGAAGCAAGAAAGTGGTGTGAGtgatactaataataatagttacgGATTTTCAGGGAAATTAAAGTCTGTAAAAAGCTttactaattatcattataataacaaaaagaaaaagaataataagaataaaaataatgataattttaataatgatgatgatgatgatgttagtagtagtagtaatggGAATGAtgattcaaatgtttcttcttCATCTTATTATACACAACAAGATGTTGTTAATGATGATGTTTATCATAGAAAAACGATGTCGTATGATTCGGGTGAATTGTTTTTTTCGATTTCGAGAGAATTGAAACCGTCTACCCCTGCTAGAGTTTTTAAG GCACCTCAGGTAAGTACCTTTCTTGGGAAGGCGGGTAGTGTTGGTCTTGAAGTTTTAGACACTCTCGGAAGCAGCATGTCAAATTTTAATTCTCACAGCGGATTTGTATCAAATACAGCTTTAAGGGGCAACAAAGTATCTATTTTGGCATTTGAAGTAGCTAATACGATTGTTAAGGGGTCCAATTTGATGCAGTCCCTTTCTGATGAAAGTATTCAAATTCTTAAAAAGGATATTCTGCATTCTGAAGGGGTGCAACTTTTGGTATCTACAGATATGAAGGAGTTGTTAAGCATTGCAGCTGCTGACAAGAG AGAGGAATTTGAAATCTTCTCTAAAGAAGTGGTAAGATTTGGAGATATGTGCAAGGATCCACAATGGCATCACTTGGATCGTTTCTTTGTCAG ATTGGATTTGGACCCTGTAACACACAAACAGCTTAGAGAGGATGCAGAAATTACCATGCAAGAACTAGCCAACTTGGCTCAGTATACCTCC GAATTGTACCATGAGTACCATGCTTTGGATAGATTTGAACAGGATTATCAACGTAAACTTGATGAAGTGGAATCTTTGAATCTTCCTCGGAAAG GAGAAAGTCTTGCGATATTACACAGTGAGCTAAAGCATCAAAGAAAACTTGTGAGGAGCTTGAAAAGGAAATCTCTTTGGTCCAAAAGTTTGGAAGAG GTTGTGGAGAAGCTTGTAGATGTTGTCACCTTCATCCACCAAGCAATTGCGGAGGCGTTTGAGGAGAATG CTGCATTGTCACCAACGAACGACAAGGTGGTTAGTAAAAAACCTGAAAGATTAGGCGTTGCTGGTCTTGCTTTACACTATGCCAACTTAATCACTCAGATGGATAACATT GCATCTCGTCCGACCTCCTTGCCTTCTAATATGAGGGACACATTATATAACGGGTTACCAGCCAGTGTTAAGGCAGCTTTACGTTCTCGTTTACAAGCTCTAGACTCCAAAGAATTG ATGACAATGCCTCAAATTAAGGGAGAAATGGAAAAGACTCTCCAGTGGCTTGTTCCTCTTGCTACTGATACCACCAA AGCGCATCAAGGCTTTGGGTGGGTAGGAGAATGGGCAAACACTGG AAACGAATTCGGAAAGAAGACGGCAGGGAGTAACAACATTATCCGGCTGCAAACATTATATCACGCAGATAAACAGAAGATGGACCGATACATATTAGACTTAATCATCTTGCTTCACCGTCTAATTAGTCTCGTGAGATATAGAGACAAAGTGCCCAAATACACCCCAAACCGATCTCCTACTTCGATGGGGTTGACCCTTCATCCCAATGGTGAACTCCAACCGGCCAAGATCTCACCAGAGGACAAGAATCTTTTGGAAGAAGTGACAAAACGGAGAATGTTGGTTCCAGGAGTAAGCAGAAGTCAAGAGTTTGTGAtggtgaaaaagaagaaaggagCGGAGATGCTTGCATCGAGTAGAAGTATGGGGAGTTCACCTCGAAAAGATTCAAAGTATT